A single window of Aspergillus puulaauensis MK2 DNA, chromosome 5, nearly complete sequence DNA harbors:
- a CDS encoding cytochrome b561 domain-containing protein (COG:S;~EggNog:ENOG410PYJR;~InterPro:IPR006593;~PFAM:PF10348,PF03188;~TransMembrane:5 (o47-67i74-95o115-136i148-170o182-202i)), with translation MSPWTWARTVSFTVPCKAQNGLPQGPPQLPPGIIYEDLHLVPAFAKAHGLVMGIAFTIVFPLGAILLRVIRSKFGVRAHIVSQLLGYVLMIAGLATGIRVGKILDRSFKLHNNGHTILGTVIVVFLLIQPFIGFWHHYRFKKTQSAGIWTHVHIWVGRLFLLLGIINGGTGLKLADNTTGGIIAYAVVGGLFGLAYIVIAGLRQGKVILKEKETTPEMGQT, from the exons ATGAGCCCATGGACATGGGCTCGAACAGTGTCTTTCACAGTGCCCTGCAAAGCACAAAATGGACTGCCGCAGGGACCACCGCAATTACCGCCAGGAATCATTTACGAAGATTTACACCTCGTCCCAGCATTTGCCAAAGCCCATGGCTTGGTGATGGGAATTGCCTTCACGATTGTTTTCCCACTTGGTGCTATTCTCCTGAGAGTGATTCGATCGAAGTTTGGCGTACGCGCTCACATCGTGTCTCAGTTACTGGGGTATGTTTTGATGATCGCTGGGCTAGCCACTGGGATTCGCGTTGGAAAGATCCTTGATCGG TCGTTCAAGCTCCATAACAACGGCCATACGATACTTGGTACCGTTATCGTCGTTTTCCTCCTTATTCAACCATTCATTGGCTTTTGGCACCATTACCGGTTCAAGAAAACTCAGTCAGCCGGCATATGGACTCATGTGCATATTTGGGTTGGACGACTCTTTCTCCTGTTGGGGATCATCAACGGCGGTACTGGCTTGAAGCTAGCAGACAACACAACAGGGGGGATCATTGCGTACGCCGTAGTTGGGGGCTTGTTCGGCTTGGCCTATATTGTTATTGCGGGTCTGCGCCAGGGCAAAGTGattttgaaggagaaggaaacgACACCAGAGATGGGTCAGACTTAG
- a CDS encoding EXPERA domain-containing protein (COG:I;~EggNog:ENOG410PN3B;~InterPro:IPR033118,IPR007905;~PFAM:PF05241;~TransMembrane:5 (o26-50i62-82o113-135i147-165o185-205i);~go_component: GO:0016021 - integral component of membrane [Evidence IEA];~go_function: GO:0047750 - cholestenol delta-isomerase activity [Evidence IEA];~go_process: GO:0016125 - sterol metabolic process [Evidence IEA]) encodes MDSARSHPYYPVDARINDYAPNETSVLGLLSTASVGATALLGATLLLSIWARPNLRKADRIAILWFVLSGTLHCFFEGYFMINHDRMASGQDFFGQLWKEYALSDSRYMTSDTLVLCMETITVLLWGPLCFGVAYSILVNHSLRHPLQIIVCMAHLYGDALYYATSIFDDYVHQRPYCRPEPFYFWIYYFLMNFIWIVIPSIYLYQSMRTISRAMKKVDSDALAHKYK; translated from the exons ATGGATAGCGCTCGCTCTCATCCTTACTATCCCGTTGATGCGCGGATCAACGACTACGCCCCTAATGAGACGTCTGTCCTCGGCCTATTATCTACTGCTAGTGTGGGAGCCACGGCTCTACTAGGGGCAACATTGTTGTTGAGTATCTGGGCGCGGCCTAATCTAAGAAAAGCCGACCGAATCGCCATTTTATGGTTTGTTCTCT CGGGCACCCTGCACTGCTTCTTTGAAGGCTATTTTATGATCAATCATGATCGCATGGCATCTGGGCAGGATTTCTTTGGCCAATTGTGGAAGGAGTATGCGCTTTCGGATTCGCGCTACATGACATCTGACACGCTAGTCCTTTGTATGGAGACGATTACAGTT CTTCTCTGGGGACCGTTGTGCTTTGGAGTCGCCTACTCAATTCTTGTTAATCACTCGCTGCGCCACCCTCTACAAATAATTGTCTGCATGGCTCATCTTTATGGAGATGCCCTTTACTATGCGACCAGCATATTTGACGACTATGTTCATCAACGGCCATATTGCCGCCCTGAACCCTTTTACTTCTGGATCTATTACTTTCTGATGAATTTCATCTGGATCGTTATCCCCTCCA TTTACCTTTACCAAAGCATGAGAACGATTTCCCGTGCCATGAAAAAAGTCGACAGTGATGCTCTAGCTCACAAATATAAATGA
- a CDS encoding uncharacterized protein (BUSCO:EOG09263A3Y;~COG:S;~EggNog:ENOG410PI99;~InterPro:IPR028115,IPR018626;~PFAM:PF09804,PF14831), whose translation MDRNSVRKKSLGLDVPRTSANESPPGIAALFVIHFDIKAGYMVTWKRTIPGVEVEGAVEYKSLPSGLHNVSEDLVYFVHEQYAGISAFVNQPAEESERNAKMFAIGVLVPLSSGRLGKSWRHAPKLKELAQTYCEDVSDTDKLLEYWETYELSTNDTSAAPDSPLESPLSFRVRAQGDRPDPLQRKRAISDAIVLETSRPALTPFHPASSLPEFLDSFGPLLFPLYRAALLRKRVLFMAEAPVQIPCSYVYDLSLLASLPNSLLPLLPSDGIPSLRPRALFNVGVYDIPYLSSFVGPSPESGWDNAWIACSTDSVLSMKPELFDVLVTLPPPYSKNAADKAYPTVSVSSPLADKRNPQRTEIKATQRDVRRYTTLRKGLHRVFSDEETRTEDTSGDGNSDASSTFSSSPIVEPLSWTRLAYTSFIWWASAGEKRDGFSQEEEEEHEVEQDARLLASVDSLPSPPSGSTRRRTMQTGPAPTQPPEIALVAYFRQLTTQIFATLSDVIARQDDQNDTHPGIDAAIPYQDEADNTENVDDTVVNTQAPNEEDESISPLLDHNQHSNPETQIPDKDAVTISAEDMAEMGLDTWSAADRIFIEELVRTWWGRDAYVDSARIRCCGISII comes from the exons ATGGACCGTAACTCagtgaggaagaagtccTTGGGACTCGATGTGCCCCGCACTTCAGCGAACGAGTCGCCGCCCGGCATTGCGGCGCTGTTCGTGATTCACTTCGATATCAAAGCTGG GTACATGGTGACATGGAAACGCACTATCCCCGGTG TCGAGGTTGAGGGAGCCGTTGAATACAAGTCTCTGCCCTCGGGCCTACATAATGTCTCGGAAGATTTAGT GTATTTCGTTCACGAGCAATATGCTGGCATCAGCGCATTCGTCAACCAACCTGCCGAAGAATCGGAGCGCAATGCAAAGATGTTTGCAATTGGGGTATTGGTACCGCTGAGCTCCGGGAGGCTAGGCAAAAGCTGGCGACATGCACCTAAATTGAAGGAACTCGCACA GACTTACTGTGAGGATGTATCTGATACGGATAAATTGTTGGAGTACTGGGAGACCTACGAGTTATCCACAAACGATACTTCAGCAGCTCCCGATTCGCCGCTCGAATCACCTCTGAGTTTCCGAGTGAGGGCCCAAGGCGACCGACCGGATCCTCTACAGCGAAAACGAGCCATCAGCGATGCGATCGTGCTAGAAACGTCCAGGCCGGCCCTGACGCCTTTCCATCCTGCTTCGTCACTTCCTGAATTTCTCGACTCGTTCGGTCCCCTATTATTCCCGTTGTATAGAGCGGCACTATTGCGCAAAAGGGTTCTTTTCATGGCGGAAGCGCCGGTACAAATACCATGCAGTTATG TGTATGACTTGTCTTTGCTGGCCTCATTACCaaactccctcctcccattACTCCCCTCAGATGGAATACCGTCCCTCCGACCTCGTGCACTTTTTAATGTCGGGGTATATGATATACCatatctctcctccttcgtgGGGCCTTCTCCTGAATCTGGGTGGGACAATGCTTGGATTGCATGCAGCACAGATAGCGTTCTGAGCATGAAACCCGAACTGTTCGATGTCCTTGTCACGCTGCCCCCACCTTATTCAAAAAATGCCGCGGATAAGGCCTACCCGACTGTATCTGTATCCTCACCCTTAGCGGACAAGAGAAACCCGCAACGCACAGAAATAAAAGCCACCCAACGCGATGTACGGCGGTACACAACCCTACGCAAGGGCTTGCACCGCGTATTTAGCGACGAAGAGACCCGGACCGAAGATACCAGCGGCGATGGAAACTCGGATGCGTCGTCAACATTCTCTTCCAGCCCTATTGTCGAACCGTTATCGTGGACCCGACTAGCCTACACTTCCTTCATCTGGTGGGCATCGGCCGGTGAAAAACGCGACGGATTTTcccaggaggaggaagaggaacatGAAGTTGAACAGGATGCGCGCCTCCTTGCGAGCGTAGACAGCCTCCCTAGCCCTCCTTCTGGCTCTACTCGACGACGAACCATGCAAACCGGACCAGCACCTACGCAACCGCCCGAAATCGCTCTTGTCGCCTACTTCCGTCAACTAACTACCCAAATATTCGCCACACTCTCAGACGTGATTGCACGACAAGACGACCAGAACGATACCCACCCAGGGATCGACGCCGCTATCCCGTATCAAGATGAAGCAGACAACACTGAAAATGTCGATGATACAGTCGTCAACACACAGGCCCccaacgaggaagatgaatcCATCTCCCCACTCCTAGATCACAACCAACACTCGAATCCAGAGACCCAAATCCCCGATAAGGACGCAGTTACGATCAGCGCAGAAGACATGGCTGAGATGGGCCTGGACACGTGGAGCGCGGCGGATCGGATCTTCATAGAAGAGCTTGTTCGCACCTGGTGGGGTCGGGATGCCTACGTTGATAGTGCTCGGATCAGATGCTGTGGGATTTCTATCATTTAA
- a CDS encoding uncharacterized protein (COG:S;~EggNog:ENOG410PSKN) — MESPSSTRSSPSKVLNPLSPDRMNQQAVPNSPSSVSDALRQQRKSHRGLSDVQAKVAYLNNLARSGSPGAAGGSTSAGGAAALQRAILGREEAESALTRVSSQLSDAQSRERRISERLESLLEEFQSAKERQAHERVVFEKEIRKARKEAFRAGSTLVKTQEELKHVRAEAKGLYQEVQTERESKEKAKQEAFERAYAIAGLTEELEELKGRLRTAEATNHAITLQHARAREIKKQNLNRMSLAEGDLALIMTPSPRKPKRSAEDMNDTPAPMTTEPTAHEDTPPKKLIRLSDPLPPQYTQQFECAPPLTVHELVERLQDDLKWEQKQRADAEDMVEFMQVQCMFKVCGCRELERLENEARAKKQATISQKHEAQEETEDVKKQEREIVEPEESTLRQANDGSLGMVAETNEVQQAEPEVGPQEELQEDAQEEPHERPEEEKQQEQPAEEESHEEVGEPVITFSPATGTFRTIPSPLRPSPQKQRRDSNADDSQSSPTRSKSRPEAHSASSGSVPKYETHPHEVLHASIPQSEAYTRDLTPGARHSPMTAEALSQTKHDNLDYVDNGNEIHNVQTVPLRTEDETPGDFAVAPGTPVSREKALAQIRARRGRTSATKRSVSASDAGFRAGGLNVTPARVARRIPGVQHTDPRGIGVKKTRRDMSAPMRVFR; from the coding sequence ATGGAGTCGCCGTCAAGTACACGGTCCAGTCCGTCAAAGGTTCTCAATCCTCTATCACCGGACCGTATGAATCAACAAGCAGTGCCGAACTCACCATCATCCGTTTCCGATGCTCTACGCCAGCAGCGCAAAAGCCATAGAGGACTCTCCGATGTCCAAGCCAAGGTCGCATATTTGAACAATTTAGCCCGCAGCGGCAGTCCGGGAGCCGCAGGAGGATCAACGTccgctggaggagctgcggCTCTTCAGCGCGCTATTCTTGGACGGGAGGAAGCAGAATCGGCTCTAACACGCGTTTCGTCTCAGCTTTCGGATGCCCAATCTCGGGAACGTCGGATAAGCGAAAGGCTCGAGTCACTCTTAGAAGAATTTCAATCCGCCAAGGAACGCCAGGCCCACGAGAGAGTTGTTTTTGAGAAAGAAATACGTAAGGCTCGAAAAGAAGCATTCCGTGCTGGCTCTACGCTTGTCAAAACACAGGAAGAGCTGAAACACGTGCGAGCCGAGGCGAAGGGTCTATATCAAGAAGTTCAGACTGAACGAGAAtcaaaagaaaaggcaaagcAGGAAGCATTTGAGCGTGCTTATGCAATTGCAGGCCTGACagaggagctcgaggagctCAAAGGACGATTACGAACGGCAGAAGCCACCAACCATGCGATTACCCTTCAACACGCGCGGGCACGAGAGATCAAGAAGCAAAATCTCAATAGAATGTCGCTGGCAGAAGGGGATCTTGCTTTGATAATGACCCCCAGCCCTCGGAAGCCTAAGCGGTCCGCTGAAGACATGAATGATACGCCCGCGCCGATGACAACAGAACCAACTGCACATGAAGATACACCGCCaaagaaattaataagattatctGACCCATTACCTCCGCAGTACACTCAGCAATTCGAATGCGCACCCCCTCTTACAGTACATGAGCTTGTTGAGAGATTGCAAGATGACCTCAAATGggagcaaaagcaaagagctgATGCAGAAGATATGGTCGAGTTTATGCAGGTCCAGTGTATGTTCAAGGTGTGCGGCTGCCGCGAACTTGAAAGGCTAGAAAATGAGGCCCGCGCAAAGAAACAGGCCACAATATCCCAGAAGCAtgaagcgcaagaagaaaCGGAAGATGTGAAAAAGCAGGAGCGGGAAATCGTTGAGCCCGAAGAGAGTACCCTCCGACAAGCAAATGATGGATCGTTAGGAATGGTAGCCGAAACGAACGAGGTCCAACAAGCGGAACCCGAAGTGGGACCGCAGGAGGAATTGCAAGAGGACGCTCAAGAAGAACCCCATGAGAGgcccgaggaggaaaagcagCAGGAACAACCTGCGGAGGAAGAATCCCATGAAGAGGTCGGAGAACCGGTCATCACATTCTCACCGGCTACTGGAACTTTCCGCACAATCCCCTCGCCCCTTCGACCCTCGCCACAGAAGCAGCGTCGAGATTCCAACGCCGATGATTCACAATCTTCGCCAACCAGATCTAAAAGTAGGCCGGAAGCACATTCTGCCTCTTCCGGTTCTGTTCCGAAGTATGAAACCCATCCACATGAAGTATTGCATGCATCGATTCCTCAAAGCGAAGCTTATACCAGAGATTTGACTCCAGGAGCTCGTCATTCTCCAATGACCGCTGAAGCGCTGTCGCAAACCAAACACGACAACTTGGATTATGTGGATAATGGGAATGAAATCCACAACGTGCAGACGGTTCCTTTGCGAACCGAGGACGAGACGCCAGGTGACTTCGCCGTTGCCCCAGGCACGCCTGTCAGCAGGGAGAAAGCACTAGCCCAAATAAGAGCTCGACGTGGGAGGACCAGTGCCACGAAGAGATCTGTCAGCGCTAGCGACGCTGGCTTTCGTGCTGGGGGGCTGAATGTTACTCCGGCACGAGTGGCTCGGAGGATCCCTGGTGTTCAACATACTGATCCACGAGGTATCGGCGTCAAGAAGACCCGCAGAGATATGAGTGCTCCAATGAGGGTATTCCGCTGA
- the DML1 gene encoding misato family protein (BUSCO:EOG09261N20;~COG:Z;~EggNog:ENOG410PIW0;~InterPro:IPR019605,IPR029209,IPR036525;~PFAM:PF14881,PF10644), which yields MHEVVTLQFGQRANYLATHFWNLQESYFTYSGQDESLVDHDVQFRPGVGADGIETFTPRTLIYDLKGAFGTLRKNNALYELSEDLVPGQGLWDGKEVLQQLAPIPQSEYQKSLDAGTTAPQLSSETVRFWSDYNRVFYNPRSIVQLNDYELNSRIMPFEDWNLGEDLFSDLDKEHDLLDRDVRPFVEESDQLRAFQIFTSSDDAWGGFTARYVDRLVDEYGKKAVLVWAMEDGRRTHQREVNKARSVYSMSSEATMYTPIIDPPSRLPNTIRLANSSEWYTSALISMAMESVTLPMRLRPYHNFESFLAGDDSIRRIFELQASVVQPEGHNKARQKPTAESNTMESSEPGSSKVKTEFDVDFTYDSPASDKSHVFNQLQVLRGSKPDDEDEDSLEDLGFQRKMRLYNSEPMFHRFYTPLPYPILDSFPDDMITQSTSEKKLNITAALTSSTRTADRIRNLEVLAGRVITVDERENLVNGLGEIRESYETGWMSDSEFDDD from the exons ATGCATGAGGTTGTGACGCTCCAGTTCGGACAACGGGCAAATTATCTAGCGACCCATTTCTGGAATCTTCAG GAGTCATATTTCACATACAGCGGTCAAGATGAGTCTCTAGTAGACCATGATGTGCAGTTTCGACCGGGTGTTGGGGCAGACGGGATCGAGACTTTCACGCCTCGAACGTTAATATATGACCTGAAGGGCGCATTTGGCACTCTCCGTAAAAACAACGCCTTGTACGAGTTGAGTGAGGATCTAGTCCCCGGACAAGGCCTATG GGATGGTAAAGAGGTTCTACAACAACTTGCTCCGATTCCGCAGAGCGAATATCAAAAAAGCCTTGACGCAGGCACCACAGCACCTCAGCTTTCATCAGAAACCGTTCGATTCTGGTCTGATTATAATCGCGTCTTCTACAACCCACGCTCAATTGTGCAGCTTAATGACTATGAACTAAACTCCAGAATTATGCCTTTTGAGGACTGGAATCTTGGTGAAGATCTTTTCAGCGACCTCGATAAGGAGCATGATTTGCTTGATAGGGATGTACGACCGTTTGTTGAAGAGAGTGACCAGCTACGCGCGTTTCAAATTTTCACTTCATCTGATGATGCTTGGGGCGGGTTCACTGCCAGGTATGTGGACAGGCTTGTTGACGAATACGGAAAGAAAGCCGTCCTGGTTTGGGCTATGGAGGATGGCAGAAGGACTCACCAG CGTGAGGTGAACAAAGCCCGGTCGGTGTATTCTATGTCGTCTGAAGCAACCATGTATACTCCTATTATAGACCCTCCTAGTCGGCTTCCAAACACCATACGACTTGCTAATAGCTCGGAATGGTACACGTCTGCATTGATCAGCATGGCTATGGAAAGCGTGACTCTTCCGATGCGACTACGGCCGTATCACAATTTCGAGTCCTTCCTAGCAGGTGACGACAGTATTCGCCGAATATTTGAACTACAAGCCTCAGTCGTTCAGCCAGAAGGCCATAACAAAGCGCGCCAGAAGCCAACGGCAGAATCCAATACAATGGAATCCTCCGAACCAGGGTCTTCAAAAGTGAAAACAGAATTTGACGTGGATTTCACTTACGATTCCCCAGCCAGCGACAAATCACACGTATTTAACCAGCTTCAGGTCTTACGTGGCTCCAAGCcagacgatgaggacgaagactCATTGGAGGACTTGGGCTTTCAACGGAAGATGCGACTTTACAACTCAGAACCAATGTTTCACAG ATTCTATACGCCACTGCCATATCCCATACTCGACAGCTTCCCTGATGACATGATCACACAGTCAACGTCTGAAAAGAAACTCAACATCACTGCTGCGCTTACATCGTCCACCCGGACAGCAGACAGGATCAGGAATCTAGAGGTTCTGGCGGGCCGAGTGATTACAGTAGATGAACGGGAGAATCTTGTCAATGGATTGGGAGAGATCCGGGAATCGTACGAGACGGGGTGGATGAGCGACTCGGAATTTGATGATGATTAA